In Apteryx mantelli isolate bAptMan1 chromosome 8, bAptMan1.hap1, whole genome shotgun sequence, the genomic window GATAGAACTAGTCAACATTCATTGTTCCTGCACCTTAATGTTGCTCCTGTCACCCTGAAGAAGAATCAATATTATCTTGCCCATGAACATCAGTCTTCCAGTCAGCCTTAGATCTGAAGCCCATTTTTCCACAGTTTTGACgtattttgcctttgctctcaTGTGATCTAAATGCAAAAAGAGCATCCAGATACCATCCTCTGTACTTGCTCCTCTtgacaaagtatttttttcactgtaaaCTGCTGCTGATTGCCTAATGATATATTTAAGATGCTGCTGTATCCAAAGAACCAGCTCGTGTACCATGGGTTCAGAAAGATGTTTCTTTGCTTGCTCAAGTAATTTATCTTTCACATCCATACACTGGGCCCTTGTAAGCTGGTCTGAGCTAACAGAAATATCTGGCAGAATTGATGGATAATTGACTGGTAAGTGAAATAACAGCTTTAAAAGTACATCTGTATCCAGCAGTTCTTTCACGCTGACTTGAATTCTAAACGTAATTCCATGCGTCTCtggaaagtattaaaaaataaacattaacaGTTTGCTTGAAGTTGAAATACATACACATTAGTAAGTTATgttattttctttaacatttcaaCTCAAATGACTGTCAttctaaaccttttttttttcctgcaaccaGTAGCTCAAGCTATACTTGCAGGGAATCCGGAAATGAAACACTTCCATACCATACTAGAAGGAAAGTTATTAGCACATTCTAAAAAGCATTCACACCTTTTGGCTCTTTTAAAGCCTAGACAAGTCAGTAATAAAGGATTCTCTCTCTTGGAAACACACAAATCAGCTTCTACAGCTGAgtagcagcagcaaggacaactgaaaacagagactCTTCTAGAAGCACTCAGGACTGGCCTAACTTTCCTCCAAGAAAAACTGTGAGAGTTTTACTATCAATACCAGTGCAAGACAAATAAACTTGCACTGAAAATTTTAGAAGACAAGCATTCAAAGACAGCTCTACACTGAAAAGtgacttggaaag contains:
- the RWDD3 gene encoding RWD domain-containing protein 3, with the protein product MSALAREELSALAAIYCEPDECEVLAVSETHGITFRIQVSVKELLDTDVLLKLLFHLPVNYPSILPDISVSSDQLTRAQCMDVKDKLLEQAKKHLSEPMVHELVLWIQQHLKYIIRQSAAVYSEKNTLSRGASTEDGIWMLFLHLDHMRAKAKYVKTVEKWASDLRLTGRLMFMGKIILILLQGDRSNIKEYLILQKTSKVDVDSSGRKCKEKMISVLCETKVQSQHTRFQTFEVKDYSTLDELQKEFEAAGLTTLFSEFVPPLLK